A genomic segment from Spongiibacter sp. IMCC21906 encodes:
- a CDS encoding IS5 family transposase, producing MSQLTFAEAEYQNKKRKTRRELFLEKMDGLIPWAKLEKKLRKHYPKGENGNPPYPLAIMLRVHCLQLFYNLSDPAMEDALYEIESMRRFAGLRLSDRLPDESTILRFRHFLERYKLGKVIFDTVSAQLRQQGLMMREGTIVDATIIAAPSSTKNQDGERDPEMHQTKKGNEWHFGMKMHIGVDDRDGLIHSIETTAANVHDLTAADQLLHGEEQRVWGDAGYTGIHKRDEFKDRDVDWRIALRPGTRRKLADQLQEMLEGIKASVRAKVEHPFRTIKQQFGYGKVRYRGLAKNTNRLYVLSAFTNLLRAEKYLPS from the coding sequence ATGAGCCAACTGACTTTCGCCGAAGCCGAATACCAAAACAAGAAGCGCAAGACGCGGCGGGAGCTGTTCCTCGAGAAAATGGATGGCTTGATTCCCTGGGCCAAGCTGGAGAAGAAGCTCCGCAAGCACTATCCCAAGGGTGAGAACGGGAATCCGCCGTACCCGCTGGCGATAATGCTTCGGGTTCACTGCCTGCAGCTGTTCTACAACCTCAGTGATCCGGCGATGGAGGATGCCCTGTACGAGATCGAGTCGATGCGCCGCTTTGCCGGGCTCCGTTTGTCTGATCGGCTACCGGATGAAAGCACCATTCTCCGCTTCCGTCATTTTTTAGAACGCTACAAATTGGGCAAAGTGATCTTCGATACCGTGAGCGCCCAGCTGCGCCAGCAGGGTCTGATGATGCGTGAAGGCACCATTGTTGATGCCACGATTATCGCCGCGCCCAGCTCAACCAAGAATCAGGACGGGGAGCGGGATCCGGAGATGCACCAGACAAAGAAAGGCAATGAATGGCACTTTGGCATGAAGATGCATATTGGCGTGGATGACCGGGACGGCTTGATTCACAGCATCGAGACCACAGCCGCGAATGTGCATGATCTCACTGCGGCAGATCAGCTTCTTCACGGAGAAGAGCAGCGGGTCTGGGGTGATGCGGGTTATACCGGCATCCATAAGCGAGATGAGTTTAAAGATCGGGATGTCGATTGGCGTATCGCGCTACGCCCCGGCACCCGGCGCAAGCTGGCTGACCAGCTACAGGAAATGCTGGAGGGAATAAAGGCCAGCGTGCGTGCGAAAGTCGAGCATCCGTTCCGGACGATCAAACAGCAGTTTGGTTATGGGAAGGTTCGCTACCGTGGACTGGCGAAAAACACCAATCGCCTGTATGTCCTCTCGGCGTTTACCAACCTGCTGAGAGCGGAGAAATATCTGCCTTCGTAG
- a CDS encoding ankyrin repeat domain-containing protein: MITAAMSGSKTEVASLLSSGYPVDAQDEYGRSALYFAAKDNKLNIVKVLLESGADVNLQTASGWTALAIAARYEGDVATLTALLDAGADVHLSTKDGWSPILSAARYRGTDIVKLLLDRGANIEDKNNYNMTALYLAVAAQNEDVAMFLLRRGASLDPVTTEGKSILGFAKEKNMNVDALQRARNEFELYERKARMEDRLLEIEQRDASLPMSIKRDKYLVAFTGALKSEDFLSALFYANLLDRLGIPMDDSFYYFWGEALLELQDPDGAIEKLNFYLSRVGSSGKYYTSALQMILRAEKARDGEVI; encoded by the coding sequence ATGATAACTGCGGCAATGAGCGGCAGTAAGACTGAAGTAGCAAGTTTGCTTAGTAGTGGATATCCCGTTGATGCTCAGGATGAATATGGCCGGTCTGCACTTTATTTTGCAGCAAAAGATAACAAGCTGAATATTGTGAAGGTGTTGCTGGAGTCAGGGGCGGACGTTAATTTGCAGACCGCATCTGGTTGGACTGCGCTTGCAATTGCCGCAAGATATGAAGGTGATGTTGCCACGTTGACGGCGTTGTTGGATGCAGGTGCGGATGTTCACCTCTCAACCAAAGATGGCTGGTCACCAATCCTGTCTGCGGCGCGTTATCGAGGGACGGATATTGTGAAGCTATTGTTGGATCGTGGTGCTAATATCGAAGATAAAAATAATTACAATATGACTGCCTTGTATTTGGCTGTTGCGGCTCAGAATGAGGATGTTGCCATGTTCCTCTTGCGTCGTGGTGCCTCTCTCGATCCAGTGACCACAGAAGGTAAATCGATATTGGGCTTTGCCAAAGAAAAGAATATGAATGTTGATGCTTTGCAGCGTGCCCGGAATGAATTCGAACTGTATGAACGAAAAGCCCGAATGGAAGATCGTCTGCTTGAAATAGAGCAGCGCGACGCTTCTTTGCCGATGTCCATTAAACGTGACAAATACTTGGTTGCCTTTACTGGCGCGCTGAAATCAGAAGACTTCCTTAGTGCTTTATTCTATGCCAATTTGCTTGATCGCTTGGGCATCCCCATGGACGATTCATTTTACTATTTTTGGGGCGAGGCTCTGCTCGAATTACAGGACCCTGATGGTGCGATTGAAAAGCTCAACTTCTATTTGAGCCGGGTGGGGTCTTCGGGAAAATATTATACGTCGGCTTTACAAATGATTTTGCGCGCAGAGAAAGCACGTGATGGCGAAGTTATTTAA
- a CDS encoding M56 family metallopeptidase gives MLVLAIPVLVSLAVTLLLYYPQIGSFFLVLHCHGPACEEHLPVGHLPQLGPLSLIITATALALVAVKSWQDGRTNLRFGNGIRGLCKTRAGFWEIDEQTPLAFTSGLFKPQIVVSTGLLKQCSKKEVDIILLHEQGHRLNRDNLRILLARLLSLPMPGARYFISELCLCIEKSCDLRSCQHHEPGDVARCILKLAAASKSQSSAIYCAFAKESVEQRVKNLLGPSPLTLPKSVSFSLSCVAAAALCLSVTPLHHYVEWLMLGLTQH, from the coding sequence ATGCTGGTACTTGCTATTCCCGTATTGGTGAGTCTCGCGGTGACCCTGCTACTCTACTACCCTCAGATTGGGAGTTTTTTTCTAGTACTCCACTGCCACGGCCCAGCCTGTGAAGAACATTTGCCAGTGGGGCATTTACCCCAATTAGGGCCACTGTCACTAATTATCACAGCGACCGCGCTCGCTCTTGTTGCAGTTAAAAGCTGGCAAGATGGGCGAACTAATCTACGATTTGGCAACGGAATACGAGGACTTTGCAAGACCAGAGCAGGGTTTTGGGAGATTGACGAGCAAACACCACTCGCATTTACTAGCGGCTTATTTAAACCACAAATTGTAGTGAGCACAGGCTTGTTAAAACAGTGCAGCAAGAAGGAAGTCGACATTATTCTTCTGCATGAGCAAGGACATCGATTAAACCGCGACAACCTGCGAATTCTGCTTGCGAGGCTACTCAGCTTACCCATGCCCGGCGCCCGTTATTTTATTTCAGAGCTGTGCTTATGCATTGAAAAATCTTGCGATTTACGATCATGCCAACACCATGAACCCGGTGATGTTGCCAGATGCATTCTAAAACTCGCTGCGGCAAGCAAGTCTCAAAGTTCGGCAATATACTGCGCTTTCGCAAAAGAATCTGTGGAACAGCGAGTGAAGAACTTATTAGGGCCCTCGCCGTTAACGCTCCCAAAATCGGTCTCGTTCAGTTTGTCCTGTGTCGCTGCTGCAGCGTTATGTTTAAGCGTCACGCCACTTCACCACTACGTCGAATGGCTCATGCTGGGACTCACCCAGCATTAG
- a CDS encoding DUF502 domain-containing protein: MRGFSAAFLRGLFVLLPVMLSIQLAMWVVATAESWLAPPLKEVLGSVYIPGMALVLLVLLTVFIGLSLRWPTGTYIWGLPGRFLEQLPVLRQIYGTFKDIMEIMGGQKFDDEAVVMVELPNSEARLIGIVTVRHQGNGNTIASELDDDHIAVYLPMSYQVGGYTVIVPRRHTRPLNMSPADALQLVLSGGVVSENREGADKT, translated from the coding sequence ATGCGCGGATTTAGTGCCGCCTTTTTGCGTGGGCTGTTTGTGTTATTACCGGTAATGTTGTCTATTCAGTTGGCAATGTGGGTAGTGGCAACGGCAGAATCCTGGTTAGCGCCGCCATTAAAAGAAGTCTTGGGTAGCGTTTATATACCGGGAATGGCCTTAGTCTTGTTGGTATTGTTGACGGTATTCATCGGTTTGAGTTTGCGCTGGCCAACCGGAACCTATATCTGGGGGTTGCCAGGGCGTTTTTTAGAACAACTTCCGGTGTTGCGGCAAATTTATGGAACGTTCAAAGACATTATGGAAATTATGGGCGGTCAGAAATTTGATGACGAGGCTGTGGTCATGGTCGAGCTGCCCAACAGTGAAGCCCGCTTAATTGGTATTGTTACGGTAAGGCATCAGGGTAATGGCAACACTATCGCCAGTGAGCTGGATGATGATCATATTGCCGTCTATTTGCCTATGAGTTATCAGGTGGGTGGCTATACGGTAATTGTTCCCCGCCGGCATACGCGTCCTTTAAATATGAGCCCAGCAGATGCCTTGCAGTTAGTGCTCAGTGGCGGTGTGGTGTCAGAAAATCGCGAAGGTGCTGACAAGACATAA
- a CDS encoding DUF2061 domain-containing protein, whose product MKKTMSFAVMHFSVAFMVAYLLTGSLLIGGTLALLEPAVNTVAFYFHEKMWAKAESRSAAIVNEESLLFG is encoded by the coding sequence GTGAAAAAAACAATGAGTTTTGCTGTGATGCACTTCAGTGTTGCTTTTATGGTGGCGTACTTATTGACCGGAAGCTTGTTGATAGGAGGGACCTTGGCGTTACTGGAACCAGCGGTAAATACGGTTGCGTTCTACTTTCACGAGAAAATGTGGGCAAAGGCCGAGAGTCGTTCCGCTGCGATTGTTAATGAAGAATCCTTGTTGTTTGGATAG
- a CDS encoding ammonium transporter: MRRFQNLTLLVLVALSPPAIADDASAAMDMVWLVTASALVFLMQAGFALLESGMSRSKNTLNVVMKNYMDVCIGTLIFWAIGYGLMFGSNTTGLFGTDLFLLNQSDAGTYGVLLFQTMFAATAVTIASGAMAERTRFEAYLVGAIIIIAIIYPVFGSWVWNSGGWLAKMGFIDFAGSTVVHSVGAWCALAGIIILGPRLGRFDKNGKPREIRGHNLSLVALGGFILWFGWFGFNGGSTLAASVDIGLINLNTQLAAAAGASACMLLAMVKRQPILLTATVNGSLAGLVAITAGCATMTPIYALITGFIGGIICSLGSQMLLRLNMDDVVGAVSVHGFAGAWGTLAAGLFYTGNMFNSELIVIQLVGILACFIWTFSTSLIVYYLIDLTMGLRAPPLHEQRGLDLSEHAEIGYPEFPSGITAYTADRASDLDYTR; encoded by the coding sequence ATGAGACGTTTCCAAAACCTGACCCTGCTCGTATTAGTAGCATTAAGTCCGCCCGCCATTGCCGATGACGCCAGCGCAGCGATGGATATGGTTTGGCTTGTCACCGCCAGCGCCCTCGTATTTTTGATGCAAGCCGGTTTCGCGCTCTTAGAGTCTGGTATGTCACGATCCAAAAACACTTTAAACGTGGTGATGAAAAATTATATGGATGTCTGCATTGGCACCTTAATATTTTGGGCTATTGGTTATGGACTGATGTTTGGCAGCAATACAACTGGCCTCTTTGGTACCGACCTTTTTCTCTTAAACCAAAGTGATGCAGGCACTTACGGGGTACTGCTTTTTCAAACCATGTTTGCGGCAACAGCCGTAACCATTGCCAGTGGCGCCATGGCTGAGCGCACTCGATTTGAAGCCTATCTAGTTGGGGCAATTATTATCATTGCTATTATTTATCCGGTATTCGGCAGCTGGGTATGGAACAGTGGTGGCTGGCTAGCCAAAATGGGCTTTATCGATTTTGCAGGCTCAACCGTTGTTCACTCCGTCGGCGCATGGTGCGCGCTGGCAGGGATTATTATTCTTGGCCCTCGGTTGGGACGCTTTGACAAAAATGGTAAACCTCGAGAAATTCGCGGCCACAATCTAAGTTTGGTGGCACTGGGTGGATTTATTTTATGGTTTGGCTGGTTTGGTTTTAACGGTGGTTCAACCTTGGCGGCCAGTGTCGATATAGGATTAATTAATCTTAACACCCAATTAGCCGCAGCGGCGGGAGCCTCCGCATGCATGCTACTGGCAATGGTTAAGCGCCAACCCATTTTGCTCACCGCTACCGTTAACGGAAGCTTGGCAGGCTTGGTCGCCATCACTGCTGGCTGCGCCACAATGACCCCAATCTATGCATTGATTACCGGCTTTATCGGCGGGATTATTTGCAGCTTGGGCAGCCAAATGTTGTTGCGACTCAACATGGATGACGTGGTGGGTGCCGTCTCTGTTCACGGCTTTGCCGGAGCCTGGGGTACCTTGGCCGCAGGCCTTTTCTATACCGGCAATATGTTCAATTCCGAGCTTATCGTAATTCAGCTAGTGGGGATTTTAGCCTGTTTTATCTGGACCTTTTCCACATCGCTTATTGTGTACTACCTGATTGACCTCACCATGGGGCTACGTGCGCCGCCCCTCCATGAACAACGCGGTCTTGATCTGAGCGAACATGCCGAGATCGGTTACCCTGAATTCCCCTCTGGCATTACCGCCTACACCGCCGATCGCGCCAGTGACCTGGATTACACCCGATGA
- a CDS encoding acyl-CoA dehydrogenase C-terminal domain-containing protein, whose translation MTQFKAPLRDIQFVINEVLDYESHYKTLPGGEEATPDMVDAISTEAAKFSEEVLSPLNHIGDQEGCQWQEGDVITPKGFKEAYQMWVDGGWQGLSHPTEYGGQGMPMSLGLIKSEFVGTANWAWGMYPGLSLGAMNTLYVHGTEAQKQEYLTPLCSGVWSGTMCLTEAHCGSDLGQMKSKAERQDDGSFKLNGTKIFISAGEHDLTENIVHIVLARIPGAPEGTKGISLFIVPKFLPAEDGSVGPRNGVRCGSIEEKMGIHGNATCVLNFDDATGYLLGKENEGLAAMFTFMNTARVGTAIQGLAASELAYQNALPYALDRYSMRSLSGSKNPDKPGDAIIHHADVRRMLLTARAFAEGGRAMLYDAAKFADKMTHSATEAERDEAENELGFLTPILKAFLTETGLESASNGMQVFGGHGYIKEHGMEQIYRDARIATMYEGTTGIQAMDLIGRKVVLDKFKLYTAFSKKLYGFGFKTLLKGKRRKYAVKVLSTTLCWNWKTIKMLARASKDRDTVSAASYDFLMYSGYLSMAYYWARMAEVAERKLAAGEGDTAFYQSKLETAEFYFSRLLPRAKAHASAMDSSTDSVMGMSEEHFGIR comes from the coding sequence ATGACCCAATTCAAAGCTCCATTACGCGATATCCAGTTTGTTATCAATGAAGTGCTGGACTACGAAAGCCACTACAAAACCCTCCCCGGTGGCGAAGAAGCAACCCCAGACATGGTGGATGCCATCTCTACCGAAGCAGCAAAATTTTCAGAAGAAGTTCTCTCACCGCTTAATCATATTGGCGACCAAGAAGGCTGCCAATGGCAAGAAGGTGATGTCATCACTCCCAAGGGTTTCAAAGAAGCCTATCAAATGTGGGTTGACGGCGGCTGGCAGGGACTTTCTCATCCGACTGAATACGGCGGCCAGGGCATGCCCATGTCGCTGGGACTGATCAAGTCTGAGTTTGTAGGCACCGCAAACTGGGCCTGGGGGATGTACCCAGGACTTAGCTTAGGTGCGATGAACACCCTGTATGTGCATGGCACTGAAGCGCAGAAACAAGAGTATTTAACTCCGTTATGCAGCGGCGTTTGGAGTGGCACGATGTGTCTCACCGAAGCTCACTGCGGTTCAGATCTTGGACAAATGAAATCCAAAGCAGAACGGCAAGACGATGGCAGCTTCAAACTCAATGGTACAAAAATTTTTATTTCTGCTGGTGAACATGATTTAACCGAAAACATTGTTCACATTGTGCTTGCCAGAATACCCGGAGCACCGGAAGGTACTAAGGGTATATCGCTGTTTATCGTACCCAAATTTCTCCCCGCTGAAGACGGCAGCGTTGGCCCTCGCAACGGCGTGCGCTGCGGTAGCATTGAAGAGAAAATGGGCATCCACGGTAATGCCACCTGCGTCTTAAACTTTGATGACGCAACAGGCTACCTGCTAGGCAAAGAAAACGAAGGCCTGGCAGCAATGTTTACGTTTATGAACACCGCCCGAGTAGGCACGGCCATTCAAGGCTTGGCCGCATCAGAACTTGCCTATCAGAATGCGCTGCCCTACGCCTTAGATCGCTATTCTATGCGCTCGCTGTCAGGCAGCAAAAACCCAGACAAACCTGGCGACGCCATCATCCATCACGCAGATGTCAGGCGTATGCTGTTAACCGCCAGAGCGTTTGCCGAGGGTGGTCGAGCCATGCTCTATGACGCCGCGAAATTTGCCGACAAAATGACCCACTCTGCGACAGAGGCAGAGCGGGATGAAGCCGAGAATGAACTAGGATTTTTAACGCCAATCCTGAAGGCCTTTTTAACAGAGACGGGATTGGAGTCTGCCAGCAACGGCATGCAGGTATTTGGTGGCCACGGTTATATTAAAGAACACGGCATGGAGCAGATTTATCGCGACGCTCGTATCGCCACTATGTACGAAGGCACCACCGGCATCCAAGCCATGGACTTAATTGGCCGCAAAGTGGTATTAGATAAATTTAAGCTATATACCGCCTTCAGCAAAAAACTCTACGGCTTTGGTTTTAAAACACTGTTAAAAGGTAAGCGTCGTAAATACGCGGTAAAAGTCCTATCAACTACACTTTGTTGGAACTGGAAAACCATTAAAATGCTGGCCCGAGCTTCCAAAGACCGGGATACCGTATCTGCCGCTTCCTATGACTTTTTAATGTACAGCGGCTACCTGTCGATGGCGTATTACTGGGCAAGAATGGCCGAGGTTGCAGAGCGTAAATTAGCGGCAGGAGAAGGTGATACCGCTTTCTATCAGTCGAAACTGGAAACGGCCGAGTTTTACTTCAGCCGATTACTCCCCAGAGCAAAAGCACATGCCAGTGCCATGGACAGCAGCACCGATAGCGTTATGGGGATGTCTGAAGAGCACTTTGGAATTCGTTAA
- a CDS encoding BlaI/MecI/CopY family transcriptional regulator: MELIRARSRHNALPQLGELELALLELLWQKPGSDVKALASALTPERRPSISTLQSTVERLHRKNLLDRSKQGHAYVYTPVVKRGELMGRLIGDVINALHDGPTETILSGFVNAAASIDNDSLDRLKLLIDKHETNRRNA, translated from the coding sequence ATGGAACTTATTCGTGCTCGGTCCCGTCATAATGCTCTCCCACAGTTGGGAGAACTTGAATTAGCACTTCTTGAATTACTCTGGCAAAAACCAGGTAGTGACGTGAAGGCATTGGCATCGGCACTGACTCCTGAGCGACGACCCAGCATTAGTACACTACAGTCGACGGTGGAGCGCCTACATCGAAAAAACCTACTGGACCGAAGTAAGCAGGGCCACGCTTACGTGTATACCCCCGTTGTTAAACGCGGCGAGCTGATGGGGCGCTTAATTGGTGACGTAATCAATGCCTTGCATGACGGCCCAACCGAAACCATTCTCAGCGGCTTTGTAAATGCCGCCGCAAGCATAGATAATGACTCTTTAGACCGACTTAAACTGCTAATCGACAAACACGAAACCAATAGACGAAATGCTTGA
- a CDS encoding acetyl-CoA hydrolase/transferase C-terminal domain-containing protein, producing the protein MSFTEVNELVDRILEQVDGDIVLALPLGLGKPVALVDALYRRIAEQQQRSLTILTALSLERPVEHDPIPARLLNPVFDRLYANYTEPQYLRDERQGCLPSNITIKEFYFKPGSRLGHEQAQRHYISSNYTFAPRDVAAQGCNVVMQLLADDSDGADTLSMSCNPDTSLELVNILREQQKPVMHIGVIHPDLPYMYGDAEIAAEAFDYVLRERVPSQYGLFSVPYLAPISAADYAIGVHVSTLIADGGTLQLGIGAMGDAIVQALLLRHQQPNKYRQLLSRFELLERYGSVIAESGGIQPFHEGLYGATEMFVEGFFHLFTAGILKREVYDFWALQQLVNNKKCNPLSLSAQNVIDMAEAGVRELRGKDFDTLQYHGFFNDETQYSEGHLISPFGERFSANLANPDSQKKIVASCLGANLRNGKVLHGGFFLGNAKFYQALVDLPALERQKLAMSGVDKINQLDVNPRLFKAQRQRARFINTGLNVSLNGAVASDTLENGQVVSGVGGQYNFVAMAHQLPGGRSILMIRASRNQGKNTVSNVLWHYASCTIPRHLRDIVVTEYGIADLRSKSDEEVIKALIKIADSRFQSELMTQAKEAGKLDKNWHIPQEYKNNLPATIQALVGEVGQCLPAYPFGCDFTELELESARALQQVAGMSVGQKLLALLWSPFKGSSPQADAILARLDLSKPEGFSPRLLAKLLRRVLRS; encoded by the coding sequence ATGAGCTTCACGGAAGTAAATGAGCTTGTTGATCGTATTTTAGAGCAAGTCGATGGTGATATCGTGCTTGCTTTGCCCCTTGGCTTAGGTAAGCCCGTAGCCCTTGTGGATGCGCTGTATCGGCGCATAGCCGAGCAACAACAGCGGTCACTGACCATTCTAACGGCGTTGAGTTTGGAGCGCCCGGTAGAGCATGATCCGATACCCGCCCGCTTGCTGAATCCGGTATTTGATCGTCTTTACGCAAACTATACCGAGCCTCAATATTTGCGAGATGAGCGGCAGGGGTGTTTGCCAAGCAATATTACAATAAAAGAATTTTACTTTAAGCCGGGTAGTCGGCTGGGTCATGAGCAAGCGCAGCGGCATTACATTAGCTCTAACTACACCTTTGCCCCAAGAGATGTCGCGGCCCAGGGTTGTAACGTGGTGATGCAGCTATTGGCTGACGATAGTGATGGGGCTGATACCTTGAGTATGAGTTGTAACCCGGATACGTCGCTAGAGTTGGTTAACATTCTTCGAGAACAACAAAAGCCGGTGATGCATATAGGCGTGATTCATCCAGATTTACCTTATATGTATGGTGATGCCGAGATAGCGGCGGAGGCCTTTGATTACGTGTTACGGGAGCGCGTGCCTTCTCAGTATGGGCTTTTTTCGGTGCCCTATTTAGCACCGATATCTGCTGCGGATTATGCTATCGGTGTTCATGTTAGCACCTTGATTGCGGATGGCGGCACCTTACAGCTAGGCATTGGTGCAATGGGGGATGCCATTGTGCAAGCGCTATTGTTGCGTCACCAGCAACCGAATAAATATAGGCAATTATTATCTCGATTCGAGCTGTTAGAACGCTACGGTTCTGTCATTGCCGAATCTGGTGGTATCCAGCCATTTCACGAAGGTCTTTACGGTGCAACGGAAATGTTTGTTGAGGGCTTTTTTCACCTGTTTACCGCAGGCATTTTGAAGCGCGAGGTGTATGACTTTTGGGCGCTACAGCAATTGGTTAATAATAAAAAATGTAATCCATTGTCCCTGTCTGCTCAGAACGTTATCGATATGGCCGAAGCGGGTGTGAGAGAGCTGAGAGGAAAGGATTTTGATACGCTGCAATACCATGGTTTTTTCAATGATGAGACGCAATATAGCGAAGGGCATTTAATCTCACCTTTCGGTGAGCGTTTTTCTGCCAATTTAGCAAACCCGGATAGCCAGAAAAAAATAGTGGCATCTTGCCTTGGGGCAAATTTGCGAAACGGTAAAGTGTTACATGGAGGCTTCTTCCTTGGTAATGCTAAATTTTACCAAGCCCTTGTCGACCTTCCTGCTTTAGAGCGCCAGAAGTTGGCAATGAGCGGTGTTGATAAAATTAACCAGCTTGACGTTAACCCAAGGCTTTTTAAAGCTCAGCGTCAACGTGCACGCTTTATCAACACTGGCTTAAATGTGTCTCTGAATGGTGCTGTCGCATCAGATACTTTAGAGAATGGTCAAGTTGTATCAGGGGTGGGTGGGCAATACAATTTTGTTGCTATGGCGCATCAGCTTCCTGGTGGACGCTCTATTTTAATGATTCGAGCCAGCCGGAATCAGGGTAAAAACACTGTTTCAAACGTGCTCTGGCATTATGCGAGTTGCACGATCCCTCGACATTTAAGAGACATTGTTGTTACTGAATACGGTATCGCCGATCTGCGTTCTAAGAGTGACGAAGAGGTGATTAAGGCGTTGATAAAAATAGCTGATTCACGTTTTCAAAGTGAATTAATGACTCAGGCGAAAGAGGCCGGAAAGCTGGATAAAAACTGGCACATACCACAAGAATATAAAAATAATCTTCCCGCTACAATTCAGGCCCTCGTCGGGGAAGTCGGACAATGCTTGCCGGCCTATCCTTTTGGCTGTGATTTCACTGAATTGGAGCTTGAAAGTGCGCGCGCACTCCAACAAGTTGCCGGGATGAGTGTGGGGCAGAAATTGCTTGCTCTGCTATGGTCTCCGTTTAAAGGTAGCAGCCCTCAGGCTGATGCCATTCTAGCGCGGCTTGACCTCAGCAAGCCTGAGGGCTTTTCTCCTCGTTTGCTTGCAAAACTGCTGCGGCGTGTATTGCGGAGTTGA
- a CDS encoding enoyl-CoA hydratase/isomerase family protein, which produces MQIEYLVHLERHALAAGGYLAHLTLNAPRRLNALSPEMVELLYRLLVEIRDDDDAVAVFLDGAGSDVFCSGDDALRIRESALSNPGGPAVEAEAFFAREYATAYMIHRFNKPVIVWASGAVIGAGLGLMAGASHRIVTDTSRLSMPEMTIGLFPGVGASWFLGQMPGATGLFCGLTGAELMPADALYAGLADYCLSVSSKREVLQALLHLDWCDDADWNHQQLTEKLTDIEAHQGVALGISHLKQSREWIDLCCGQLDPVRIENKICSYRGAKPWLKSASVGLQRGASSAAKLIFRQLERGSGLGLADIFRMELVLAVNRVRDPEFAEGVRACLLDKDRSPRWCYDSIAEVPDAEIDALFCAPWAKHPLANL; this is translated from the coding sequence ATGCAAATTGAATATTTAGTGCATTTGGAGCGGCATGCCCTTGCTGCGGGGGGGTATCTCGCCCATTTAACCTTAAACGCGCCACGACGGCTAAATGCGCTTTCACCCGAAATGGTGGAGTTATTGTATCGCTTGTTAGTGGAAATTCGAGACGACGATGATGCGGTGGCTGTTTTTTTAGACGGCGCGGGAAGCGATGTTTTTTGCAGCGGTGATGATGCCTTGCGCATTCGTGAATCCGCATTGAGTAACCCCGGTGGTCCAGCGGTAGAGGCTGAAGCTTTTTTTGCTCGTGAGTACGCCACCGCCTATATGATCCACAGGTTTAATAAGCCGGTGATTGTCTGGGCCAGTGGTGCGGTGATAGGCGCTGGCTTGGGGCTAATGGCTGGCGCCAGCCATCGTATCGTTACGGATACCAGCCGATTGTCGATGCCGGAGATGACTATTGGTTTGTTTCCCGGTGTCGGTGCCAGCTGGTTCTTGGGACAAATGCCCGGCGCTACGGGCTTGTTTTGTGGTCTTACTGGAGCGGAGTTAATGCCAGCCGATGCCTTGTATGCCGGACTGGCGGATTATTGCTTGTCTGTTAGTAGTAAGCGGGAGGTTTTGCAGGCGCTATTGCATTTAGACTGGTGTGACGATGCAGATTGGAACCATCAACAGTTGACAGAAAAACTGACAGACATTGAGGCTCACCAAGGCGTTGCGCTTGGCATTTCGCATTTAAAGCAATCTCGAGAATGGATAGATTTGTGCTGTGGCCAGCTTGACCCGGTGCGAATTGAAAATAAAATTTGCAGCTACCGTGGCGCCAAGCCTTGGCTTAAGTCGGCCTCTGTTGGCTTGCAGAGAGGCGCGTCGAGCGCCGCAAAATTAATTTTTCGCCAGCTTGAGCGAGGCAGTGGTTTGGGCTTGGCTGACATCTTTCGCATGGAGCTGGTATTGGCGGTTAATCGGGTGAGAGACCCAGAGTTTGCTGAAGGTGTTCGGGCCTGTCTATTGGACAAGGATCGTAGCCCGCGATGGTGTTATGACAGTATTGCGGAGGTGCCAGACGCTGAAATTGACGCGTTGTTCTGTGCGCCTTGGGCCAAGCATCCGCTAGCAAATCTGTAA